From a single Strix uralensis isolate ZFMK-TIS-50842 chromosome 27, bStrUra1, whole genome shotgun sequence genomic region:
- the SEMA6B gene encoding semaphorin-6B: MGPPPRVPLVLLFLLVAERTARGTFPEEPGPIAVAPEDYVKHYAVFVGHGTSRPAGPEGGGTQRLNIQRILKVNRTLFIGDRDNVYRVSLEPTGASEMRYHRKLTWRSNQHDISICRMKGKHEAECRNFVKVLLVRNESLLFVCGTNAFNPVCANYSMDTLEPIGDNISGMARCPYDPKHANVALFTGGMLFTATVTDFLAIDAVIYRSLGDSPTLRTVKHDSKWFKEPYFVHAVEWRSHVYFFFREIAMEFNYLEKVVVSRVARVCKNDMGGSQRVLEKQWTSFLKARLNCSVPGDSHFYFNVIQAVTDILELDGRPVVLAVFSTPANSIPGSAVCAFDMTQVAAVFEGRFREQKSPESIWTPVPEDMVPKPRPGCCASPGMRYNSSSTFPDEILNFVKTHPLMDEAVPSLGNAPWILRTMSRYQLRKIVVDNAAGPWGNHTVVFLGSSTGTVLKFLIQPNASTSPAPAPPGSQSVFLEEFETYHPGRCGRDTEDERRLLGLELDKAAGSLLLAFPPCVARVPVARCQQHSGCMKNCLGSRDPYCGWTPEGSCIFLEPSPRVTFEQDIAGGSTSHLGECEGLVTESFVDEPDGLVSVNLLVISSVAAFVIGAVISGFSVCWFIGHRDRKELARRKDKETILAHSESVVSVSRLGERRARGGQPGALLAPLMPNGWPKELGKVTQHDLDSGVLPTPEQTPLQQKRCPGALQNCTWEQSHNIINAALRDPGGSSTTAAGTGRLHAGSGRPARGIPLSCHAILVDQELEAELSDSSGDGHWGRDPQEGPRTRQHPPAGTRRPPRSSYGDFAGTPHPSPDRRRVVSAPSGEGGDFTEGPPWHPEQLNFNANNGTGRPGTHLKRNHTFNSGEVPAGAYGRHGTAPRAPSAGPPRALTDLHHLLRYGVERTPSGK, translated from the exons ACGTGAAGCACTACGCCGTCTTCGTGGGCCACGGCACGAGCCGGCCGGCCGGCCCCGAGGGCGGGGGGACCCAGCGCCTCAACATCCAGCGCATCCTCAAGGTCAACCGGACCCTCTTCATCGGGGACAG GGACAACGTCTACCGCGTGAGCCTGGAGCCCACCGGTGCCAGCGAGATGCGCTACCACCGG aaGCTGACATGGCGCTCGAACCAGCACGACATCAGCATCTGCCGGATGAAGGGGAAACACGAG GCAGAGTGCCGTAACTTCGTCAAGGTGCTGCTGGTGCGGAACGAGAGCCTGCTCTTCGTCTGTGGCACCAACGCCTTCAACCCCGTCTGCGCCAACTACAGT ATGGACACGCTGGAGCCCATCGGGGACAACATCAGTGGCATGGCCCGGTGTCCCTACGACCCCAAGCACGCCAACGTGGCCCTCTtcacag GGGGGATGCTCTTCACCGCCACGGTGACGGATTTCCTGGCCATCGACGCCGTCATCTACCGCAGCCTGGGGGACAGCCCGACCCTCCGCACCGTCAAACACGACTCCAAATGGTTCAAAG AGCCCTACTTTGTGCACGCCGTGGAATGGAGGAGCCACGTCTACTTCTTCTTTCGGGAGATCGCCATGGAGTTCAACTACCTGGAGAAG GTGGTGGTGTCCCGGGTGGCCCGGGTGTGCAAGAACGACATGGGGGGCTCGCAGCGGGTGCTGGAGAAGCAGTGGACCTCCTTCCTCAAGGCCCGGCTCAACTGCTCCGTGCCGGGCGACTCGCATTTCTACTTCAACGTCATCCAAGCCGTGACGGACATCTTGGAGCTGGACGGGCGCCCCGTGGTGCTGGCTGTCTTCTCCACGCCTGCCAACAG CATACCCGGCTCGGCCGTCTGCGCCTTTGACATGACCCAAGTGGCTGCCGTCTTCGAGGGACGTTTCCGGGAGCAGAAATCCCCCGAGTCCATCTGGACACCGGTGCCCGAGGACATGGTGCCAAAGCCCCG GCCTGGGTGCTGCGCGTCCCCGGGGATGCGCTACAACTCCTCCAGCACCTTCCCCGACGAGATCCTCAACTTCGTCAAGACGCACCCGCTGATGGACGAGGCGGTACCATCCCTGGGCAACGCGCCCTGGATCCTCCGCACCATGAGCCG GTACCAGCTCCGCAAGATCGTGGTGGACAACGCAGCGGGGCCATGGGGCAACCACACCGTGGTCTTCCTGGGCTCCAGCACGGGCACCGTCCTCAAGTTCCTCATCCAGCCCAACGCCAGCACCAGCCCCGCGCCCGCACCCCCCGGCAGCCAGAGCGTCTTCCTGGAGGAGTTTGAGACCTACCACcctgggag gTGTGGCCGGGACACGGAGGACGAGCGGCGGctcctggggctggagctggacaAGGCGGCCGGGTCCTTGCTGCTGGCCTTCCCCCCGTGCGTGGCCAGGGTGCCCGTGGCTCGCTGCCAGCAGCACTCGGGCTGCATGAA gaACTGCCTGGGGAGCCGGGACCCCTACTGCGGCTGGACACCCGAGGGCTCCTGCATCTTCCTGGAGCCCAGCCCCAG GGTGACCTTCGAGCAGGACATTGCCGGCGGCAGCACGTCCCACCTGGGCGAGTGCGAGG GACTGGTGACGGAGAGCTTCGTGGATGAGCCGGACGGGCTGGTATCGGTGAACCTGTTGGTGATCTCCTCCGTAGCCGCCTTCGTCATCGGCGCCGTCATCTCCGGCTTCAGCGTCTGCTGGTTCATCGGTCACCGGGACCGCAAGGAGCTGGCGCGCCGCAAGGACAAGGAGACCATCCTGGCCCACAGCGAGTCGGTGGTGAGCGTCAGCCGGCTGGGCGAGCGGCGGGCCCGCGGCGGGCAACCCGGCGCCTTGCTGGCCCCGCTCATGCCCAACGGTTGGCCCAAGGAGTTGGGGAAGGTCACCCAACACGACCTGGATTCGGGGGTTCTGCCCACGCCGGAGCAGACCCCGTTGCAGCAGAAACGCTGCCCCGGCGCCCTCCAAAACTGCACCTGGGAGCAGAGTCACAACATCATCAATGCCGCTTTGCGGGACCCCGGTGGGTCCAGCACGACCGCCGCCGGCACCGGTCGGCTGCACGCCGGCTCCGGCCGCCCGGCTCGCGGCATCCCCCTCTCCTGCCACGCCATCCTGGTGGATCAGGAGCTGGAGGCCGAACTCAGCGACTCCTCGGGTGATGGGCATTGGGGTCGGGACCCCCAAGAGGGTCCCCGCACCCGGCAACACCCCCCCGCCGGCACCCGCCGCCCACCCCGCAGCTCCTACGGTGACTTCGCCGGCACGCCGCACCCCAGCCCCGATCGCCGACGGGTGGTTTCGGCAcccagcggggaggggggagactTTACCGAGGGGCCACCCTGGCACCCCGAGCAGCTGAACTTCAACGCCAACAATGGCACGGGCCGCCCCGGCACCCACCTCAAGAGGAACCACACGTTCAACAGCGGCGAGGTGCCGGCGGGTGCTTACGGGCGACATGGCACAGCACCCCGAGCACCCAGCGCCGGGCCCCCGCGGGCGCTGACGGACCTGCACCACCTCCTGCGCTACGGCGTGGAGCGGACTCCCTCGGGAAAATAG
- the LRG1 gene encoding leucine-rich alpha-2-glycoprotein isoform X1, whose amino-acid sequence MGTRGHQHPAPGCWHPASWQRRRRFPNWHVRPSHHPPPLRVTVTEQPGRSSRSLVGPSGSTMMPPGRILPPLLLALLALGPAAPCSPRPNATRFVCTEPTLSTFPTGLPPTTVAISVEFTALATLLPTTLAGLPRLRELHLSSNHLAALPEAVLRPVPTLRVLDLTENLLADLPAGLFAGTNHLQHLVLRGNRLRVLRPAWFQHLPRLQWLDVAANTLAELPPEVFLPLRSLRSLDLSRNRLASLPPGALAGLRALQRLDLEGNGLGTLPPAAFAPAPALRFLFLQDNALQVLPAGIFVPLRHLRVLDLARNHLRALELPPRPPGPALDLDISGNPWACECPLLALLQRVAPRLSAARDTLCATPPRHQGQEVAAVSQAGDTGCEPKGDRQRPPDP is encoded by the exons atggggacacggggacaccagCACCCTGCCCCTGGATGCTGGCACCCTGCGAGCTGGCAGCGAAGGCGGCGATTTCCCAACTGGCACGTGAGGCCGAGccaccacccaccccccctcCGGGTGACAGTCACCGAGCAGCCAGGACGGTCCTCGAGGAGCCTCGTCGGCCCGTCGGGAag CACCATGATGCCACCGGGCCGGATCCTGCCAccgctgctgctggcgctgctggcgctcggccccgccgcgccATGCTCCCCTCGTCCCAACGCCACCCGGTTCGTCTGCACGGAGCCCACCCTGAGCACCTTCCCCACCGGGCTGCCCCCCACCACCGTGGCCATCTCGGTGGAGTTCACGGCGCTGgccaccctcctccccaccaccctggCCGGGCTGCCCCGGCTGCGGGAGCTCCACCTCTCCTCCAACCACCTCGCCGCGCTCCCCGAAGCCGTCCTGCGCCCCGTGCCCACCCTGCGTGTCCTCGACCTGACAGAAAACCTCCTGGCTGATCTCCCCGCCGGCCTCTTCGCCGGCACCAACCACCTCCAGCACTTGGTGCTGCGGGGGAACCGGCTGCGGGTGCTGCGACCCGCTTGGTTCCAGCACCTTCCCCGGCTGCAGTGGCTCGACGTGGCCGCCAACACGTTGGCGGAGCTGCCGCCGGAGGTTTTCCTCCCGCTGCGTTCCCTCCGTAGCCTGGATCTGTCCCGTAACCGCCTGGCATCGCTGCCGCCGGGCGCGCTGGCCGGGCTGCGGGCGCTGCAGCGGCTCGACCTGGAGGGCAACGGGCTGGGCACGCTGCCACCCGCTGCCTTCGCGCCCGCGCCCGCCCTGcgcttcctcttcctccaggaTAACGCGCTGCAGGTGCTCCCCGCCGGCATCTTCGTCCCCCTGCGTCACCTCCGCGTCCTCGACCTGGCCCGTAACCACCTGCGGGCGCTGGagctgcccccccggccccccggccccgcgtTGGACCTCGATATCTCGGGTAACCCCTGGGCCTGCGAGTGCCCGttgctggccctgctgcagcgGGTGGCCCCGCGGCTCAGCGCCGCCCGTGACACCCTCTGTGCCACCCCCCCACGCCACCAGGGACAGGAGGTGGCTGCCGTGAGCCAGGCTGGGGACACGGGCTGTGAGCccaagggggacaggcagcgcccgCCGGACCCCTAG
- the LRG1 gene encoding leucine-rich alpha-2-glycoprotein isoform X2: protein MLAPCELAAKAAISQLAREAEPPPTPPPGDSHRAARTVLEEPRRPVGKPSTMMPPGRILPPLLLALLALGPAAPCSPRPNATRFVCTEPTLSTFPTGLPPTTVAISVEFTALATLLPTTLAGLPRLRELHLSSNHLAALPEAVLRPVPTLRVLDLTENLLADLPAGLFAGTNHLQHLVLRGNRLRVLRPAWFQHLPRLQWLDVAANTLAELPPEVFLPLRSLRSLDLSRNRLASLPPGALAGLRALQRLDLEGNGLGTLPPAAFAPAPALRFLFLQDNALQVLPAGIFVPLRHLRVLDLARNHLRALELPPRPPGPALDLDISGNPWACECPLLALLQRVAPRLSAARDTLCATPPRHQGQEVAAVSQAGDTGCEPKGDRQRPPDP from the exons ATGCTGGCACCCTGCGAGCTGGCAGCGAAGGCGGCGATTTCCCAACTGGCACGTGAGGCCGAGccaccacccaccccccctcCGGGTGACAGTCACCGAGCAGCCAGGACGGTCCTCGAGGAGCCTCGTCGGCCCGTCGGGAag CCCAGCACCATGATGCCACCGGGCCGGATCCTGCCAccgctgctgctggcgctgctggcgctcggccccgccgcgccATGCTCCCCTCGTCCCAACGCCACCCGGTTCGTCTGCACGGAGCCCACCCTGAGCACCTTCCCCACCGGGCTGCCCCCCACCACCGTGGCCATCTCGGTGGAGTTCACGGCGCTGgccaccctcctccccaccaccctggCCGGGCTGCCCCGGCTGCGGGAGCTCCACCTCTCCTCCAACCACCTCGCCGCGCTCCCCGAAGCCGTCCTGCGCCCCGTGCCCACCCTGCGTGTCCTCGACCTGACAGAAAACCTCCTGGCTGATCTCCCCGCCGGCCTCTTCGCCGGCACCAACCACCTCCAGCACTTGGTGCTGCGGGGGAACCGGCTGCGGGTGCTGCGACCCGCTTGGTTCCAGCACCTTCCCCGGCTGCAGTGGCTCGACGTGGCCGCCAACACGTTGGCGGAGCTGCCGCCGGAGGTTTTCCTCCCGCTGCGTTCCCTCCGTAGCCTGGATCTGTCCCGTAACCGCCTGGCATCGCTGCCGCCGGGCGCGCTGGCCGGGCTGCGGGCGCTGCAGCGGCTCGACCTGGAGGGCAACGGGCTGGGCACGCTGCCACCCGCTGCCTTCGCGCCCGCGCCCGCCCTGcgcttcctcttcctccaggaTAACGCGCTGCAGGTGCTCCCCGCCGGCATCTTCGTCCCCCTGCGTCACCTCCGCGTCCTCGACCTGGCCCGTAACCACCTGCGGGCGCTGGagctgcccccccggccccccggccccgcgtTGGACCTCGATATCTCGGGTAACCCCTGGGCCTGCGAGTGCCCGttgctggccctgctgcagcgGGTGGCCCCGCGGCTCAGCGCCGCCCGTGACACCCTCTGTGCCACCCCCCCACGCCACCAGGGACAGGAGGTGGCTGCCGTGAGCCAGGCTGGGGACACGGGCTGTGAGCccaagggggacaggcagcgcccgCCGGACCCCTAG